One part of the Vibrio palustris genome encodes these proteins:
- a CDS encoding Rsd/AlgQ family anti-sigma factor, producing MLKQLKKTQEQWGGSSTVIDHWLAKRQELVVAYCKLVTIEPNAAKGPIAKLPTPAELQVFCQDLVDYISEGHFKIYDMVMDKWHATGFQATTEINNTYHQISDSNNPLLDFTDRYADVTDDDDLEELDNDLSKIGEVLENRFYTEDYLIQLIADSLAYPPGA from the coding sequence ATGCTGAAACAATTGAAAAAAACACAAGAACAATGGGGCGGCTCTAGCACAGTGATTGATCATTGGCTGGCTAAGAGGCAAGAGCTCGTTGTTGCTTACTGCAAGCTTGTCACTATTGAGCCAAATGCAGCTAAAGGTCCTATTGCCAAACTGCCGACTCCCGCGGAACTTCAAGTGTTTTGCCAAGATTTGGTTGATTATATATCAGAAGGTCATTTCAAAATCTATGACATGGTCATGGACAAATGGCACGCAACAGGATTTCAAGCGACAACTGAGATTAACAATACTTACCACCAAATATCTGATAGCAATAACCCATTACTTGATTTTACCGATCGCTACGCAGATGTCACTGATGATGATGATTTAGAAGAGCTTGATAACGATCTTTCCAAGATAGGTGAAGTTCTAGAAAATCGGTTTTATACGGAAGATTATTTAATACAGCTTATTGCTGACAGCCTCGCCTACCCTCCTGGTGCTTAA